In the Calditrichota bacterium genome, CTGAATCACTTAAAGGAAACCGTGGAGTCCGTGGAGACAAAAAAGCAACCCGACGGAGCCTTTGAAATTTTGGTCAAGAAAACGGTTTCGGGAACAGATTCCGCAGGCTTTCACTGGACGGAGAAGGTGACCCTTTTTGGAAACGGCGTGATTTCCGTGCAAAACCACGTGGAGCCGTTTGGAAAGTTACCGGACGAGCTGCCAAAGCTTGGGGTGCAATTTGTGCTGCCCGAAAATCTGGAAAACCTCATTTGGTACGGGCGCGGCCCCCAGGAGAACTACCCCGACCGAAAGACGGGTGCCGCCGTGGACGTGTACCACAGCACTGTGACGGCTCAGGTTGTTCCCTACGTGCGGCCGCAGGAAACCGGCAACAAAGAGGACGTCCGTTGGGTGGCGCTGACGGACGCAAAGAAAAAGGGGCTGCTGGTGGTGGCCGATTCGCTACTTTCCGTCACGGCGTTGCATTTTACCGCTAACGACCTGGACAAAGCCAATCACATTGACGAGCTGACGCCGCGAAAAGAGGTGTTTCTCTCCCTGGACGCCAGGCAATTGGGGTTGGGCAACGCGAGCTGCGGGCCGCCGGTGTTGGAAAAATACGCGTTCCATCCCCGGCCCGTGACGTTTGAGTTTGTTTTGCTGCCCTACGAACCCAAAATGGGGCGCTTGCAGGACGTGGCCCGGCAGGCCAAAGCCTGGGCAAAACGGTAGAGGTGTATTCGCCTTCCCTTCGACTCCGCTCAGGGATCGGCGAATACTCGGTGACCGATATCGTTCAATTTTCGAGGTGCACACCGTTCCCTCGAGTACGCTTGAAAACCGGACGCACGTACCGAAATTACCAACGCTCCCTGAGCGGAGTCGAAGGGAGCGTTGGGCGGTGGCCTCGACACATTTGCCCGTCCTTCTACAAGCTCAAAGAACAGACGGCTCACTCGGCTGCGGGTTTTATTCCGGTCATGGAGGTGTTCGATGGCGTCCCCGAGCCTCCCGAAAGAATGTGCACGCGTCGAGTCTACGTGATGAAGTTTTTCTACACATGTTCAACGCCTTTGGCGTTGTTTGGGGTTGTATCAAAAATCCATTTTTTAGGGATAAAATAAAATGAATTTGTCATTGCGAGCGAGTGCGCCCCAGGCGCACGAGCGAAGCAATCTCCTCTCTGGAAAAAACACGTACAGCAAACGAAATTGCCAATGTGCTCCTCAGGAGATTGCTTCGTCGCTCATTCTTCGCTTCTCGCAATGACAGGTGCTTATAATTTGGAATTTCTTCCCTTTGCGTCGTCGTAGCTTTGCGGTGAATTTTGGAAATAGAAAACATCCCCCTATGGTCCCCCTTCGAAGGGGGACGTTCGAGGGTAGCTGAACCAACGAAAAAATGGCTCTTCTAATTTGGAATGATTTTTACTGGGTGAGATACCCAAGTTTGAACTGGCAATCAACCCGCTTCCGCTTTGAAGGGGGATGTTTTTGGCCAATGAAACGCACGAAAAAAATCACCCAATACCCGTGCGAAGGTTGCCAACCTTCGCAAAGATAAAGAAAATGGTCTAAATGACAAAACGAGGAAAAAACAATGAAAACATTTGTTACCGGTATTTTAGTGGGTTTGGTTGTTTTGGCGAGCGGTTTTTTTGCTAACCGCTTGTTGGCGCAAACGAGTGCCAAAACGCACTTCACCCTTCAAAACGAAAAGGTGAAACTGGGCGTTCTCATTCAAAACAAACAACTGGCCAAGGACTGCCTCCGCGTTTTGCCGGATTGGGCGGCTTCGTTCCACACACAGCCTGTGGTCCTGCACACGGACGCGGATTTTGCCCTGAACGTCATGTGGACGGGCTGGCACGCCCCGGGGAAAATCAACAATGCGGAAAATCCGGTCGTTTTCACCAAAAAGGATTTCCGCTTCGAGCGGGCCGAAAAGGACACCCTTTCAAACAGGGAGCAGCGTCTTGTGCTCTATTTTAAGGGGACAAACAACCCCTTTCTGCTCAAATTGACCTATTCGCTTAAGCCAAACGCCTTTTTCGCCCGGCGCACGCTGGCCGTGCGGGACACCGTGTTCGGCCTGCACTTCCTGCGAAAAGTGGCTTCCCGAAAGGGACGGATTTTGGCGCCTGTGACCATCGTGAAATCCGGCAGTTTCGGCCAGCCGGCGGCTTTTACGCTGGGCCAGGGCGGCGGTTTTTTCGGATTGGAATACCCCACGTCGGAAAACCACCTCGCACCGGCGGACAAGAAGTCGGCTGACCTGATCTGCAAAGAAATTATCGGTAAACGCATTCAAAAAGACTGGCTGGAAACCGATCCGGTGGTG is a window encoding:
- a CDS encoding beta-galactosidase, whose amino-acid sequence is LNHLKETVESVETKKQPDGAFEILVKKTVSGTDSAGFHWTEKVTLFGNGVISVQNHVEPFGKLPDELPKLGVQFVLPENLENLIWYGRGPQENYPDRKTGAAVDVYHSTVTAQVVPYVRPQETGNKEDVRWVALTDAKKKGLLVVADSLLSVTALHFTANDLDKANHIDELTPRKEVFLSLDARQLGLGNASCGPPVLEKYAFHPRPVTFEFVLLPYEPKMGRLQDVARQAKAWAKR